In the Ferviditalea candida genome, GGGCGCGGCCAATGCATCCAGAATGGGTGCGATCGATCCGTGATCAATGTCAGGCTGCAGGAGTGCCATTCTTCTTTAAACAGTGGGGTGAGTGGTCGCCGTGGTATGGCGACGAAGACGATGATTGTCCTTGCGGTAAGGAGCACGAAGGGAATGAACATTGCTCAAAAATGCACTTCTGGGGATATACAGGAAGCGGCGGACCAGCAGGATATGAGCCAAGAGGGATTGTTTGTTCATACAGGGTTGGCAAAAAATCCGCCGGCCGCCTACTCGGCGGCCGAGAGTGGAATGATTTTCCGGGGAGTTGATGAGAATTGGCTTGGATTGAATTGCACCAATCTCTCTGGACGCACAAAAAAACAATCATGATCGCCGCCATTCTGGACATCGATGAACTGTATGCGGCAGCTCATATGTCAAAACTTTGGACGTGGGCATTAGATAATGCGCCAGATGGGAATTTAACCGGCCTTCCTGATCGAGTGATTGCTTTCGGTGCAGGTTGGAAAGATGATGCCTCTGTTTTTGTTCAGGCGGCAATAGAAGCAGGGTGGATTGATCGAGAAGGAGATTCAACTACCTTGCATGATTGGTATGACTACGCCGGAAGGTTGCTTGAGAAAAAAGAAGCGAACAAAGAGCGCATGAGAAGCAAACGTGCAAAGAATGTGCAACGCACGTGCAATGAACAAACAACGCACGTGCACGGGCTACCTAACCATACCTTACCTAACCAAACCATACAAAAAGATATAGATTCTTCTTCTACGCCCACGGCCGAGATCGAAAACTATTTTGTCCAAAAGCGAAGGAAAGGATTTTCTGTAAAGCCAGAGGACTTGCAGAAGATCATCGAGATCGTCGAGTATGGCATTCCCGCGGATCATGTGAAGGCCAGTATCGATCGAATATTCAAGGAGTTTGTTCCCAAGCATCCGAAAGACAGAATCACGACATTCTCCTATTGCGAAGCTGGAATCTATCAAGACTGGCATCTTCATCAAGAACGGAAAGGAGTGAATCCGAATGCACCACCTGAAGGAAGGACTGGAGGAAATTCTGAGCAGAGCGAAAGCCAGAGCGGAAGAAGCCAAAGCTACTACGACCAATACCCCGGACTCATCCAACAACTCTGAATGTGGTTGTGTAGACGGATTTATCCTTGACGGCTGGACGGCCCGGGAGTGCGAATGCCAGCAGAGAAAACGGCTTTTCGCCAGAATGAAAAACGCCATGATCCCGGGGGAGTATGAGCAAGCGGAGTTTTCCACATTCCGGACCGAAGCAGGCGTGCAAGTAGGCATGCTGCAGCGGATCACGGAATACATGGAGAAGTTCGACCAAATCCATAATCAGCAGATTAATAGTTTTGGGTTCATCGCGGTATTCGGCGAGCAGAAATTGCGTGAGATCAAGAATTCAGCGCAGCGTGCACAAATGAAGGCCAAGCACAACAATTTCGGGATCGGAAAAACCCACTTGCAGATC is a window encoding:
- a CDS encoding ATP-binding protein, whose protein sequence is MHHLKEGLEEILSRAKARAEEAKATTTNTPDSSNNSECGCVDGFILDGWTARECECQQRKRLFARMKNAMIPGEYEQAEFSTFRTEAGVQVGMLQRITEYMEKFDQIHNQQINSFGFIAVFGEQKLREIKNSAQRAQMKAKHNNFGIGKTHLQIAAAKELIKRGYTVLCISDVAFMEEMSKARGYNDSGEAVTKLKAAAIHAPVLVWDDIGKAKPSEFRLDMYYEIINERYKAKRPIIFSSNEDSETLTERIGDAAASRLMGMARGRLFQVEGKDHRLAGGKI